In Colias croceus chromosome 19, ilColCroc2.1, the following are encoded in one genomic region:
- the LOC123700015 gene encoding macrophage migration inhibitory factor-like produces the protein MPHFRIETNVPKSKIPSDFVVKAVPVLAKALGKPESYCVVSVIPDIPMSFGGTMEPCAIANLMSIGSLGVEQNKKHAKVLFDLVEKELGVSPDRMYITFQDEPTGNVGFKGTTFHSIFG, from the exons ATGCCGCACTTTCGCATCGAAACTAATGTTCCAAAATCCAAAATACCATCAGATTTTGTTGTAAAAGCAGTTCCAGTTTTGGCTAAAGCTCTTGGGAAACCAGAATCG tattGTGTTGTGTCAGTTATTCCTGACATTCCCATGAGTTTTGGTGGCACCATGGAACCCTGCGCAATTGCAAACCTTATGTCTATTGGATCTCTTGGTgtagaacaaaataaaaaacatgcaAAGGTTTTGTTTGACTTGGTTGAAAAAGAACTGGGTGTGTCTCCAGACAG AATGTATATAACCTTCCAAGATGAGCCTACTGGAAATGTTGGATTCAAGGGCACTACATTTCATTCTATTTTTGGATAA
- the LOC123700018 gene encoding uncharacterized protein LOC123700018 isoform X2 translates to MARNNEINVSALQLTDKLRNKPRLGGPRKLQFCPTLECSKLLSDISVEAHLAECPYKEFVCPTNTIFNGCPWKGNIGNIMIHFDCQHKEFRQTQVNEESILHIGQNYRIMQLISKGQFQFLLYINVSQSSNQIQIAVQMLETKITASQWTFKIRIYGKNEGLSRFVEYIDTCYSIDETLDNSCLENKSTIISLDYAKTFANEDVIPYKLYLSNAMDNNNKSFKDNKSFQGTSRSPRPLLVTLVISNCYTSLIL, encoded by the exons ATGGCTAGAAATAACGAAATAAA TGTCTCAGCATTACAATTAACAGACAAATTAAGGAATAAACCACGTCTAGGGGGTCCACGAaag CTACAGTTCTGTCCCACTTTGGAGTGTTCGAAACTGTTGAGTGATATTTCCGTGGAGGCCCATTTAGCGGAATGTCCATACAAAGAATTTGTGTGTCCTACTAATACAATCTTTAATGGATGTCCATGGAAAG gaAACATCGGGAATATTATGATTCATTTCGATTGCCAGCACAAGGAATTTCGTCAAACGCAAGTTAACGAAGAGAGTATTTTACACATTGGACAAAATTATCGAATAATGCAATTGATTTCTAAAGGTCAATTTCAGTTTTTACTGTACATTAATGTATCACAAAGTAGCAACCAAATTCAAATAGCGGTTCAGATGCTGGAAACGAAAATTACGGCGTCTCAATGGACTTTCAAAATTCGGATCTATGGGAAAAATGAAGGTCTAAGCAGATTTGTGGAGTATATTGACACTTGTTATTCTATTGACGAAACGCTTGATAACTCGTGTCTtgaaaataaatcaacaaTAATAAGCTTAGATTATGCAAAAACGTTTGCTAACGAAGATGTGATTCCGTACAAATTGTATTTGAGTAATGCtatggataataataataaatcatttaaagataataaaagtTTCCAAGGAACATCGCGTTCTCCCCGGCCGC TATTAGTAACCTTAGTAATAAGTAATTGTTATACtagcttaatattataa
- the LOC123700018 gene encoding uncharacterized protein LOC123700018 isoform X1, protein MARNNEINVSALQLTDKLRNKPRLGGPRKLQFCPTLECSKLLSDISVEAHLAECPYKEFVCPTNTIFNGCPWKGNIGNIMIHFDCQHKEFRQTQVNEESILHIGQNYRIMQLISKGQFQFLLYINVSQSSNQIQIAVQMLETKITASQWTFKIRIYGKNEGLSRFVEYIDTCYSIDETLDNSCLENKSTIISLDYAKTFANEDVIPYKLYLSNAMDNNNKSFKDNKSFQGTSRSPRPRPLGSLTGLGVKSRISNLSNK, encoded by the exons ATGGCTAGAAATAACGAAATAAA TGTCTCAGCATTACAATTAACAGACAAATTAAGGAATAAACCACGTCTAGGGGGTCCACGAaag CTACAGTTCTGTCCCACTTTGGAGTGTTCGAAACTGTTGAGTGATATTTCCGTGGAGGCCCATTTAGCGGAATGTCCATACAAAGAATTTGTGTGTCCTACTAATACAATCTTTAATGGATGTCCATGGAAAG gaAACATCGGGAATATTATGATTCATTTCGATTGCCAGCACAAGGAATTTCGTCAAACGCAAGTTAACGAAGAGAGTATTTTACACATTGGACAAAATTATCGAATAATGCAATTGATTTCTAAAGGTCAATTTCAGTTTTTACTGTACATTAATGTATCACAAAGTAGCAACCAAATTCAAATAGCGGTTCAGATGCTGGAAACGAAAATTACGGCGTCTCAATGGACTTTCAAAATTCGGATCTATGGGAAAAATGAAGGTCTAAGCAGATTTGTGGAGTATATTGACACTTGTTATTCTATTGACGAAACGCTTGATAACTCGTGTCTtgaaaataaatcaacaaTAATAAGCTTAGATTATGCAAAAACGTTTGCTAACGAAGATGTGATTCCGTACAAATTGTATTTGAGTAATGCtatggataataataataaatcatttaaagataataaaagtTTCCAAGGAACATCGCGTTCTCCCCGGCCGCGGCCGCTTGGGAGCTTAACCGGCTTGGGAGTTAAATCTCGTATTAGTAACCTTAGTAATAAGTAA